The window CTGGATGATCCAAAGATAATAAAACTCAGTGGAAACTGGATGGATCATTGTTACGAGTAATTTTCCTGAAACACCTTATTTCTGATATCTCATATCTGATCTGTATTGCCTTTACCTGAAGCAGATGTGGTATTTGGGTACAGTGGGAGTACTGGTCCAGAGCATTGGGGGAGCTTAAGTCCTAATTTCACAACGTGCTCAAAAGGGACGTACCAGTCCCCAATCAACATTTTGAAAGATGACGCAGTTTACAACCCAAAGTTGGAGCCCCTTGAAATGGATTATACTGCTGCAAACACTACCATTGTTGACAATGTCTTCAATATTGCGGTTTGATCTAAAACAGATGGTTATTTGTGTTAACAAAGAAAATGTGTAGATGCAAGAATAATACTCCTAGTCAATTCTTTCTAGGAGAATATATGATTGTTTTAATATGCTGTCAATTACTTACTCATTCATTCTTTGAATTATCCATTCATGCTGTTCTTTCTGCCACTAGTGCATATGGATTAATACTCTTTGAATTAATACTCTGTTCATTCTTTGAATTAATAGTCTTATCCATTCATGCTGCTGTTTCCGCCACTAGTGCATATGGATTTGATCTCCAATCTATTATAACTATAATAATAAATTTACTACAAAATGGAAATATGCTTTGTCCAACTTTGTCTACGCCATCACCTATTCAAGTAGAGGGTATGTAAATTCAAAATCATCTGGGTTTAAATTGTGGTTGATTGATGTAGCTACGTTACAACGACACTGCTGGGACTGTGAAGGTGGATGGGAAAAAGTATAAACTGAGGCAATTGCATTGGCACTCTCCCTCAGAGCACACCATCAATGGCCAAAGGTATCCATGCACAATGCTGCATACAACCTGGTGCATTGTGAATCATGGTTATCTGTTATTCTAATTGTGTGGACCATGTCATATCATGATAGGTTTGCAGTGGAGCTCCACATGGTTCACCATTCTGATGATGGCAACATTACTGTCATTGCAGTCCTTTATCGACATGGGAAACCTGATCCATTTCTTTTTCAGGTGAATTTTTGTGACACCCTGATAGGACATAGTACTCGCTATAATGATCAAAACACTGTACTCTGTAGGACTCTAAAAATCAGATCCCCCACTTCAATCAACTAAAGTCCTTTTCCATTTTAAGttttaacccttttttttttggcatagaTCAGATTAGCAGGCTGTCCTCAGTACTGACTAGATATTGTATCCTTCAGACATAGGAGTAGGCTTGAGAACAATAACCTGCTCACAGCTGGAATTGATGCCATTAAAATGTGTACTATCTATGAAGCAGATCAACACTGTCGCctggcgttttttttttttgacatcatTGGATTACCTTTCTCATATACTACACCTCATAATCAGCATATGCATACTTTAGCTATTTGCTATGTTGGTGTCTTGGTGACATGCAGATAAAGGATAAGTTGGCTGCATTATACTTAGAGGGCTGTAAAGCGGAGAAAGGCGAACCTCTTCCTGTTGGACTCGTGGATATGAGGGAATTGAAGAAAGGCGCGGATAGGTATTTCAGATACGTTGGATCCCTCACGACACCTCCATGCACCGAAAATGTTATCTGGAACATTTTTGGAGAGGTACTATTCCCCTTGCAGAGTAATAGAAACATCATGAAAACTTCGTAGTGAGTTATGTTTTTATACTCACTGGCGCTTCTAATTTTGCAGATAAGAGAAATGACCAAAGAGCAGGCTGCTGCTTTGAGGGCCCCTTTGCACGGGAGTTACAGGCACAACCGCAGGCCGACACAGCCACTCAATGGTCGCACCGTGCAGCTCAATTACATGTAACCCCATAACGGTAATCCAAAAGATGCTTTATCCTGCGGCAGCTCATCTATCTGCAGATAATAATGTGCTTTAGTATGTACCCAAGTTCAGGAATGTCAATGTAATCGGCGCCATGGACTGCAATAAAACCTTGTTCATTGTCATGGTTCACatcattcatttttcttttgtgaGAAGTCTCCGAAAGGGAGATAACGGCATGGATGCAGGGAAGACGAAGACCCTGAATGTATGAATTCTATGCATAGGAAGACAGCGGCATCGAGGGAGGACATGACCATGACCTCATAGGAATTGTTTGATCTTCTTTTTAATTGAAATGAAGTGAGGAATTTAGAATGGAATAGAAGCAGGTTCGCTTAACTGTTAATCACTTGCAAATGGAGGAATTTATCCCTTATGGCTTCTTGTTGCTGCCTGTTCTAGACGAGGAGAACTGGGACCATTCACATTAATTTAGCAATCAGCATTAGCAAATCAGTAAGGTTCTCTTAAGAAATAAGCAACTGCAGGATATTGATTAGGGCATTAGGAATATGTCCATGACGTGCTCCTCATACGAAATTACGAAAGTATGGATGAAAACGAACCGCAATAAGCTTCAATATGATATCCTGATCCAGTACTCTAATGTACTCTCTCTCCATCGCacagaagtattttttttagtgtTTAAAATTTATCCCACAAAACGTTTGGTTATTTGGAGGTGTTCACCAATGGCAATAAAATCCTGCTTAGGATAACTAAAAGGCACCACAAATTAGGCGGATTTGAAGGAGGACATCAACGTCTTTACACCATGATGTGATGTTAATATGTgtgagattttctaaaaatcaACTCTTTGTGTGATGGATGGAGCATTCGAGGATAAACATTCAATCAATTCTTTGTGGGACAGATAAGAGTATTAAAATGAAGATATGCCAAAGTGtttaaagaaaaggagaaaaaaaagaaaatataagcaTGCCAAAGTTTTAGGGATTAGAGGATAGACCACTCAACTCAACGAGAttaggggaaaaaaataaaaaggcaaTTAACTAAGCATGACAAAGTTTGGAAAAGGAAATtagggaaaagggaaaaaaatatacatgttaAAGTTTCAAAAGGGGGAATtagggaaaaagaagaaaaattgaAGTCAAAGTTTCAGAAAtgaaattaggaaaaaaaatagaagaaaaaagaCATGTCAAAGGTTAAAAAAGGatattagcaaaaaaaataaaaatgtcaaagtttcaaaaatgaaattagggaaaaaattaaaatgaaaattaggggaaaattttaaaaataaatgaaattagggaaaaaattaaaatgaaaattaggggaaaattttaaaaaaaataacaataagGGCCCATCCGGGTTCGAACCGGAGACCTCTTGATCTGCAGTCAAATGCTCTACCACTGAGCTATGGACCCTttgctgaatttattttggattTTAGTTTACTCAAAGAAATTTAATGGCAGTCTTTTCTAATTATTGTGAGATGGTGatataatcaatgcaaatttcATAAGGTCACTGTCACTATACTAAATAGAGCCTATATTTCTTCCATGACGACTGCGCTTACGCTTGAGAGTGGACTTGATCCTTATCCAAAAAGGACAAACAGAAACGCACGCACACAAAAACAAGAGAAAAGGAGCCACCTGAATCGAAACACAGCCGCCAGATCGCCtcaaaaacaaagagaaaattCCACGCGTGAAGCGTTTAGACTCGTGTCCATCGATATTGCGGCGCGAAAAGCACCGGGCGTCCTCCTCCCTTCAACAAACTACAAACTACAGTATGTATACTATTAGAGCAGGTTTAATAATAGCGCCTGCGGCTGGCGATAATTTTTTCCACGTCAGTTAGAATCAAACTAATAGCtaacatgcacaataaataaACTGTAACATATCTGCTCATCAATTTATAGATACTATTTTCTTCTTTAATTATCTtaccctctctcttcctttactTTTCTCGACCAATGACTGTGATTATCAGCCTCTGTAGTGCATAGCAGCGGGCCCACTTCTCTCGGGTTGTGCGTGTAGCCCGGCGACTGTTTAGTCGCCGACTTATCCCATTTTTGCTCTTCTCTCCGCGCCAGCTCAGCATCCAAGCCAACGTGGCATTTTTATCGCTGGCTTTCATAGCTTATTGCACCTGTTCTTACTAGCTCGTGGAATACAGGAATAGCCTCGTACTATACAGGAATAAATGCCATTAGCAAATTCAACATTAGTCGGCCGGTCCACTCATTGAATAGCTTCGAGTGTTTCAAGAAATGAGTATATATCGCATTTAAGCTCTAAAGTTTAAAACGGTgacataggctgtgtttagttggatccaaagtttggattttggttgaaattggagatgatgtgactaaaaagttgtgtgtgtatgataggttgatgtgatggaaaaggactgaagtttggatccaaactttggatctaaacacagccatagctTAGAATATAATTGTTGCAAGtcattatatatataggacGAGCGCGAGATTTTGAAAAGCAGCTAATGAGGAGGTATCTGCTGAGTATATGGAAAATGTGGTTTTCCTAAGTTTTTAGTTATCTTTTCAGATTCTGTTTAGAATATGGGTGAGAGTATGAATTATTTGAGATATCTTGAGTTTCTAGGAGAACCTGTAATTGCGAAAAGCTTCTCCGAAATCTGTACATGGCTATAGTTAGACTATCCAATGATCACTAGTTACTTCGTCGGTTATGACAGAAGGTAGATGAACTTTCATCATTGTTGTTTTAGCTATGGCAAAGCAAATAGATTTAGCAAAGTTCATTCAATTACAAATTTTAGCATTGATGCTAgtaaatatctttaaaaaatattgttgGCCAACATAGAATAACTCATACAAAATCGACAATTATTTGTAGACGGAGAAACCAAGTTTAATTGGTTTCAACAATGGAGCATGACATCTATCAGTGTTGAGCCTGCGCAGCTACCGTACGTACAAGTAACTAATCTGGTTTAAAAATTTGTGATATATCATGTCAACAAattatttactccctccgtcctattttaagtgtagccatgagttttcgtgtccaactttgatcgtccgccTTATctgaaatatttttgtaattaatatttttattgttatgaatagtactttactcgtgacttatgtttttaaatttttttcaaataagacagacgatcaaaATTGGACGTGGAAAaccatggttgcacttaaaatgggactgagggagtaccACATAAGCAGGAACATATTTTAGCTAAGTGAGTTAACGAGTGAGTGGCTGGATAGATAAAAAAGGCCCCCGCGTTGCCCCACGCAGGTGACACGGCCGTAGCCTACCTTAGTCCCCACCACCCCTTcgaccctcctcctccacttcgctGCCACTTGAGGGACCAAGCGAAAACCGTACGACGAATTAGGATGGCTGCGATGGGGGCAAAAGCGCAATCCAATGCCCAGATCTGGCGCGGAGAAACGAGGAAAAGGCACAATGGTGCATTGGCGAGGAGTCTTGGTGCGGTGGATAGGGTCACCAAAGTGGAGCAGTGGCGTGTTGGGGCAGCTGAGATAGAGCGCGACGGAAGGTCATGACTAGGCCTCCTCTGCGGGCTTGGTGGCTAGATTTATATGGATCTGGCATCCCCTCTTAATCGGCTAGAGCAACACGAGCAACAGGCGGGTTGCTATGGCGGCATTAGTTTTCTGGCATGGATGGAGGCCGTCAATATTCATGCAAAGGGTTTCGGTGACAATGGGCAAGGTGGAGGTTGGTGCCTATAAGGACGGGCATGGGCAGAGCATACTAGCATAGTGAAGTGGATACTATATGGGATGGAGCTGTCCAACGGCGAGGAGTTGCACAGTCAGTGTCTTGTCAAGGAGGCTGAGTCAATGGTGAAGGCATGGAGATCATCAAGGAGTAACAGTGGCCGGAGGTGGCCGCAAGAAGTGGGAGGTGGCACCTGTTGGGTCGCACGGGGAGACAACCGTCGGGCTGAACGATGAGGAGGTGATGGGTGATGTGACTTCAACTCAAGATGGCAGCTCGATCAGTCGTCACAACAGGCACAATTGGTGGATCAGATGGTGACGGGGTGGTTCTCTCTTCCATCTG of the Oryza sativa Japonica Group chromosome 2, ASM3414082v1 genome contains:
- the LOC4329556 gene encoding alpha carbonic anhydrase 1, chloroplastic produces the protein MGTAKKSAIFVALLCTHILVNHACDSDVVFGYSGSTGPEHWGSLSPNFTTCSKGTYQSPINILKDDAVYNPKLEPLEMDYTAANTTIVDNVFNIALRYNDTAGTVKVDGKKYKLRQLHWHSPSEHTINGQRFAVELHMVHHSDDGNITVIAVLYRHGKPDPFLFQIKDKLAALYLEGCKAEKGEPLPVGLVDMRELKKGADRYFRYVGSLTTPPCTENVIWNIFGEIREMTKEQAAALRAPLHGSYRHNRRPTQPLNGRTVQLNYM